In Halobacteria archaeon AArc-dxtr1, the sequence CAACTAACAGTTCGGCCGAGTCGATCGGAACGGTCTCGGGGCCGTACTCGCTCGGAAACGAGGTCTCTGAGGAGCCGTCATCCTCGACGAACGTGGCCTGCTCGCGATACTCCGTGACGGAGTCGGTGTCCCAACCCGCGAAATCCGCGGCGAATACCGTCTCGAGCGCGCTCGCCAGGTCGCCATCTTCCAAAGCCACGCCCCAGCCGCGACTCGCTTCGCCGCCGATTCCGGCGGGTTTCCAGTTCTCGGAGGTGACGACGACCGTGTCGTCTGCGACGGCGTACTTCGGATGGTGAAATCGGTACCGTGCGCCCTCGCCGCCGAGGGCTCGAACCTCGACGCCAGCAGCAGCGAGTTCCTCCAGAATCGATGCCGTTTCCGCTGGCGTTCCACCGACCGGCTGGGAGTCGAGCAAGACGCGTACTTCGACACCCCGCTGGGCGGCGTTTTGGAGAGCGCTTGCGACGGACTCGTCGGTGAACGTGTAGCCCCCGAGTAGAATTCGCTCGTCTGCCGCGTCGATCGCTTCGAGCGCGGGATCCGGCGAGTCGGGAAGCACGAACGTCGTCGCTTCGTCTGCTGTCCCGGTAACGGGCGGCAGACAGGTTGCATCCCGTGGCCACCAGCTTCCGTTGACAGGTGTGACTGTCTCCCCGGGCTCGGATTCCGACTCGGACTGTCCGTTCGTCCGGTACCAGCGGTCTGCGGTCGGCGCGTGCTCGTAGGTGACCGCATCGAGTGTGTGGTTCCCGTCCGACAGGGTCAGGGTGTCGCCGTCGGCTGCGAGACGGAGATGCCCCGTTAGTTCGACGACCGGATCGTCGGTGAGGTCGGCGGTGATCTCCGGGTCCATGGTCAGCGCCACTCGTCCCTCGACGGTCTCATTGGGAAACGACGCGGTCGTATGGCCATCGGTGAGCGTCCAGTTTCCGACTGCCGTCTCGTTCGGGACGTCGAGGACGGCGTACTCCCCGACGTTGCCGTCGGTCGTCGGGTTCGGATACAGTTCGACGATCGCGGGGCCAGCAGGGCGCTCGGTGGGTGGCTGGCGGTTGTGGTCGGTATCGCTGGAGAGAGACGCGTCGGCTGGACACGCCGTCCCCTCGCGGGCGGACTCGTCGGACGGTGGGACGGTCTGGCTCTGTGGAGTCGGTGGTTCGTCGGGTCGCTCGTGGCCTGCGTCCGTCGCGCCCGGACCGACAACGATGCCGAGGAATACAGAGAGAAGGAGAACGGCGCCTAAAAGCGTCCGTCCGGCTGGCCAGAGACGCATTGCCCGATCTGGCCTCGTGATCGGACATAAACTCTCGGCGACGAGAATCGGCTGTCGGGGTCGGTACCGACGTCAGGCTGTCGGTTCGAGAGTGGCCTTTTTCGCTTCGGCCTGGACCAGTGCGGCTCGGTCGTCGGCGTGGTCGGCGACGGCTTCGAGGGCTTCGCGGGTACCGATCTGATTCAGTGCCCAGGCGGCACTCGCTCGGACGGTATCCTCCTCGTCGTCGTCGAGGACGTCTGCCAGGGGAGCGATCGCGCGTGTATCGCCGATTAACCCGAGTGCACGGGCCGCCGAACTTCTGACGATGGGCTCGTCGGAGACGAGTTGGTTTGCGATCGGCTGGACCGCATCAGTCGCGCCGACCTCTCCCAGCGCGCGCATCGCGGGCCGCTGGAGCGTCGGGTTCGAGTCGACGTAGTCGAGCAGGGCGTCGACGATCTCCTCGTCGGCTCGGCCGATCTTCCCGAGGATGCTCATCGCCTTGGTATCGCGGCGGTTGGCCCGCTGAAGCATCGGCTCGATCGCCTCCTCGGGCCCCATTCGCTCTAAGGCGTCGAGGCAGTGTTCTTCCATGAAGTCGGAGTCGAGGGAGTCGAGGGCGAGCAACACCATTTCGACGTTGCCGCGCTTCTCGTGGACCTTGAGTGCGTGCCACTCCGGCGGAAAGTCCTTGACGTGGTCGAGGACGTCGTAGTACTCCTCACGACGGAGCTGTTCACGAACCTGGAGGTCGTCCCAGGCCGTCGCGTCGTCGACCGCCGTCTGCAACGCGTCGGTCGTCTCGAGCAGCGCCGCGATCTCCGAATCGTCCTCGTCGGGGTCGAGTTCGGCCGCCTCGATTTCGGACTCGGCCGTCTCGAGTGTTGTGAGTAGGCGGTCGAGAAGCTCTGTGTCGTCAGTGACCGAAAGCGACGTGCCGAGAACCTCGTTGATATCGGCGAGGGCGACCTCCACGCCCTCGCGTAGCTCCGTCCGTCCCTCCTCGGTCCAGCGGGTGCTCTCGACATCGTCTTTTGCTCCGTTCAAGTCGTCGATTACGTCCTCGGCGTAGGGTCCACGCTGGTCCTCGACGCCAGACTCGATCTCGTCGACGGTCTCCTCAGCTGCCTCGATCGTCTCGTCGACGTCGTCGAGGGTCGCCTCGAGCGAGTCGCGCTCTTCTTCCAGTTCCTCGAGGGCGGCCGTCGGAATCGCGTCGTCATCCGATTCAGCCTCGGCGGTCTCATCTGACTCGTCGTCGGGCTCGGGCAGTTCGATCTCGTCGAACGAATCTCTGAGCGAGTCAAAATCGTCGCGAACGACGTCGACGTCCGCGGCGGCTGGCTCGAGGCGCTCCTCGACGCCGTCGAGATCAGCTTCTGTCTCGGCGGCGTCGAGGGCGTCTGCCGCCGGTTCGAGTGACGCTGCGAGAGGGGCGGCGTCCTCCCGGACGCCGTCGAGATCGGTCCGGATCTCGTCGAACCGTACCCGAATCTCGGCAACGTCGGGCACGGACTCGTCGTCGCTCACGGTCCCACCCGGCGGAGCGTCGCCGTCTTCCTGACGAGTTGCATACGTACTCGTCGTGTCAGGATCGCCCTAAGCGTTTCCATGCCCGTTGACCTACGCCTCGGCGGGCTCCTCGCCGTCCTCGGATCCACCCCCGACGATTATGCTGCCGGGGACGTCCTCGCGCCAGTAGAGCCACGGACTGAACACCAGGTACGCGATGCCGAGCGTCAGGAGCGCGTACGGGAAGGTGCGACCGGCCGCGTAGGGGATCAGGATCGCGAGCGCGTGGACGATCCCCATGATGGCCGCGTCGCGGACGAGCAGGTCGGGGTACCGGACCGGCGAGACCATCAGGTAACAGAAGGCGCCGGTGATCGCGAGTACGAGCCACGGTTCGGCAATCCCGGCCAGAATCGCCGCGCCAAGAATGGTGCCGGCGAGCGTCGTCTGGACACCCTGGGTGTAGTTTTCGGCCGTGTCGTAAGCCGTGTACAGCCCCAGGCGCGCGACCGCCATCGCGACGAACAGTCCACAGATACCGGCTACCAGCAACAACGCGGGAGTGACAGCGTCGAACCCGATCGCGAGGCCGTCGGTGACGACCACGAATGCGAGAACGGCGGGTGCGATGGCGAACGAGACGACGTCGGCAAGCGAGTCGAGGTAGGGGCCGGAGGGCGTTCCACCGTACCGCCTGGCGAGGATCCCGTCGACGCCGTCTGCGATGGCGGCGAGCAACACAAGTCGAGCAGCGAGACTGACGTCGACGAACGCGACGACGACGGCGACGAATCCCAGGACGGCGTTAGCAATCGTCACCGCGTCGGCGACCCCGAACCGGCCGACGAACCGCGGGAGCATTACTCCCGGTTTCTGCCGGCCGACACCTTACGTGTTTTCGTTTGCCCGCCGACAACAACCCGAACGTTCGTCGGGAAGAGAAACTGGAGGACCTAGACAAGAGACCACATCGACCGCGAGCCACCGTCACGTTCCCATCGTCGGTTTCGTCGATCGTACCAGATTGCCCTTATTCCTCCGGGCGCAAGGTCGAGTATGGAACGCCGACCTCTCGAACACGAAACCGACCAGTTGACGACTCGCCGAACAGTCCTCGCGGGGACAGCCGTGGCCGGCCTCGGTGTGGTGGCCGGCTGTATCGGCGGTGAGTCGGAAGCAGACGTCCCTTCCCCGATCACGATCGAATCGGGCCAACCCTGTGATAACTGTACGATGGAGATCGTCAACTACCCTGGACCAGTCGGACAGTCCTTCTACGACGATCCCGCTGCGGTTCTGTCGGGTGGAGGGGAAAACGGTGGTCACATGGACGATGAGATGGACGACGGAAATGGTGGCCACGACGGAATGGAGGACGAAGACAGCGATGGAGAAATGGACGATACAGGGGGTGACGACGAGGAAGACCGTCCAGCCCAGTTTTGCAGTTCGGTCTGTACGTACACATTCCTGTTCGACAACGAGGACGACCAGGAACCAGACGTCGTCTACCTAACGGACTACTCGACGGTCGAGTACACGGTCAGTGACGATGGTGACACCCCTGAGATCAGCAGCCACGTCCAGGCGGACGACTTCGAGCGCGCAAGCGAACTCACGCTGGTCGTCGATAGCGAGGTCGAGGGGGCGATGGGACGATCGATGATCGGATTCTCGGACCCGGATGACGCCGACGAGTTCCAGAGCGAACACGGTGGCGATCGCTACGAGCACGACGACGTCACTCGCGATCTCGTCATGTCGCTTATGTAATCGATCCGTTCGGACAGTGTTGAGTAACTGAATAGCGTCGATCTACCGTTTTACCGCCCACGTCGCGATGGCGAGCGATGCAATCATCCAGACTGCAAGCCCGAGAACGCTGGCCAGCGGCGAGGCCGTTCGAGGACCAGTTCCCGTCGCAGTGACGATAACGCTCTCGAAGACGAGGCCTCGATACGCGCTGAGCGGGCTCACTGCCAGTGCGTGGACTAGCGAGCCGTCACTGATGTAGCCAGCAGTGAGCCCGAAGACGAGTGCCAGGTCGAGACCGACCAGCAACAGGAGTAACGCGACGACCGAGAGCGCGAGCGCGCTTCGGGTTCCGCTGACCAGCGCCGAAACGGCGAGTGCGACGGCGAGGATCACCAGCGCGAACACCACGGTCAGGACGACGAACCGCGCAAACAGCAACGGTGAATCGGCGCCCATGTGTGAGGCGTAGCGCCCGAGCGGTTCCTCGCGGGCCGCAAACACCCACGCACCGGCGTAGAAGAGCGGGACGACCACGGCAACGATGAGGCCGATAGCCCGGCCCAGATAGACCCCGAAGACGAGTTCGCGAGCCGAGACGGGATACGTCCGGAGGACGTCGAGTTCGCCCCGTTGCTGATCACCGACAATCGCCCGGTAGCCAAACGCGATCGCGAGGATCGGGACGAGCAACTCCAGGGGCGTCTGGAGGTCGACGACGGTCGGTACGAATCCCGAGCTGACCCCGCCGACCCACGCAATCCCGATCACGACAGCAGCGAACGCCGCTGCGAGCACGAAAAACGTCCAGGTTCGGACGACGGTTCGAAGCTCGCGAGCGACGATTCGCAGCGTCCGTGACGTTGCTCCAGGTGCGGTGTTCGCCTCGTCCAATTCGCTCGCCTCCTGTGTGGACGCAGTCATGTACTCTCACCGTGGACCTGAACGGTGCGTAAGTCACCCGAAACCGATGCTTCGTAGACCTCACGCAACGAGTCGACACCCAGTTCTGCCCGGATCGATGCCGGCTCGCCGTGCTCGGCAACGGTACCGGCATCGAGCAAGAGCACCTCGTCGGCCAGTTGTTCGACGAGCGCAAGGTCGTGCGAACTCAACAGCACCGCCGTTCCGCTGGCAGCGAGGGCGTTGGCTACCTCGAATACGTGCATGCTCATCCCCGGATCGAGCCCGGATGCCGGTTCGTCGAGGATGACGACTGGTGGATCGCCGATCGTCGCCTGAGCGATCCCGACCAGACGCGTCATTCCTCCAGAGAGCGCCTCTACCTTCCGGTCAGCGGCGTCAGCGAGTCCAACCAGTTCGAGGCGGTCTCTTGCACTGCCGTGATCAGCCCCGACGAGTGAGGCGTAAAACTGGAGCGTCTCGAGAACGGTGAATCCGGGACGAAACGCGGGATGTTGCGGGAGATATCCGATCTCCCGAACTGTCTCGGGGCCGTGGTAGGTAATCGTCCCCTCAGTGGGCTCCTGAAGGCTCGCGAGTGCACGAAGCAACGTCGTTTTTCCCGTCCCGTTTGGCCCGATCAGTGCTGTTACCGTTCCGGCCGGAATAGAGACGGAGACGTCGTGTAAGATCTGGACATCGCCGTAGGCGAATCCGACGGCTGACGCCTCTATCAGGCTCGTCTCCTGGCTCGTTGCTGTCGTCATCGACGCGTTGGCACCCGTCGTAGTGGAGTCATCAGTCATAGCTGGTGTGGCGTTCGTCATGGTGGTGAGTCGCTCGCAGGTGTTCCGTCGCACGTCCACGCTGTTTCTTCCCAGTCGGTCCGCTCTAGCAACTCCGGAACGTTGGGCTCGCACGTCGGTGCTGTATCGACGATGCTTCCAGTTTGCATTCCGGAGACGGACTCTTCGAGCCCGGCCAGAGCGTCGAGAGCGGGCGCACGAGCGAGCGTAGCCGCGCCGTCAGTCGTGTGGAGTCGTCCGTCGACCGCGTCTGTCGGCGAGTACGATCGAGACGGCGGATCGCCGTCGACGATGCTGGTCGCACCCTGCCAGTAGTTCCCGTGTCCATCGTGGCTCCAGACGCGCAGGGGTCCAGCGCCAGCGGTCGCGTGCTCGTCGTTTCCAACGAAATCGTTTCCGACGACCCGATTGGTTGGGAGGAGCGCCCGGTCGTCGGCGCCGAGTTGATTCCCTGCAAGGAGGTTGTCTTCGTAGATCGAGCCGGTCGCATCCATCCGTAGTCCGACGTCGTTTGCCTCGAAGGTGTTCCCTGCGACGTAAGAGTTAGAACCACCGACGTTAGCAGCGACGTCCGAACTCGAAATTTCGTTTCCGACGACTGCGTTCCGTTCGGGTCCGGTCATGATGAACAGACCTGTGTTCATCACATCCGTGATCTGGTTGTCAGCGACCAGCGCACCGTCCGTGTGCATAAGATGGATACCGAGAATGCCCCCGCTGACTGTGTTGTCACGAACGACGATCCCTTCCGATCGATACGGATAGATCGAGTCTCGACCGTCGAAGAAGGTGCTCGATTCGATCACTCCTGGCGAGCGAAACGCCATCACACCGGCAAAGCCATCTTGCCAGTTCTCATTACCCTGGACCGTGACGTTTCGCACAACGGCGTCGGGACTGTCGCGAAGGATGATCCCATTCGACGGTGTTTCGACTGTGACGTCCTCGATCAACAGCCCGTCTGCGACGTGTGCGGAGACGGCGGCGTCCGCGCCCGTGTAGTACATCTGAAAGTCGTCGTCCCAGTCGTCGACGCTCTCTCCGGGGACCTCCTCAGCACCCTGTATCACTGGTCCAACGCCAGTTAGTTCGACGTTTTGGACCGCGACGTCGGGTTCGGTAATCGTCACGACGGACCCGTTTTCATCACCCTGAATTGTGGGCTCCCCCACCCCTTCGAGGGTGATCGGTCGGTCAATCTCGAGTGTCTCGTTGTACGTCCCGTCAGGGATGACGACGGTCGTATTTTCGGGTGCCTCGTCGATTCCTTCTTGGATCGTGTCGACCTCGTCGCCCACGACGGTCGACACCGGACGGTCGGCCCGTTCCGACGCCGACTCGACGAGCGTGTCGGCGTGCTGATGTTGCTCGTCGATCCGGTCGCGGACGACCGCCGCGTCGTTGGTTTCGAACGGTTCGTCAAGCGTCTCCTCCCAGGTTCGGATCTCGCCGCCATGGGCCGCAGCGAACGTCTCAGCGTCGTTGCGATCGGAGAACGGGACCACAGTTTCACCGGACGGCGTTCGAGCGTCACTGCCGACGACGAACCACGCGTCTGTCGCGTCGGTCCACCCGACTGCCTCGTCGGTCGTCGGATAGCCGTCCTCGTTTAGCGCAACCGACGTGTCGCTGTAGTCGGTAACGTACACCGCGAGGGTGTAGCCAAACCGCTGCTCGTGGCCGTCCTGGCGCTGTTCGTCGACGAACGTCTCGACGCCATAGTAGCCCACGACGTACTGATACTGTGAGTAAAACGCCTGCGTCCGGGGCAGCGAGACATCGTCGTCATCGCTAAGTTCCAGCTCGGATTCGAGAGTGAGACCAACGGAGACGGTTTCGTCGAACGGGACCGGCTCTGGCGCGCTCGCACCGGTATCGGCGACGAACAACGCACCACCGCCGAGCAGAACGGCAAGTGCTAAAATCCAGATAACGGCGTGTCGTGACACTCGAAACACAGTCCAACTAGCGGGCTCGAAAAAATATACGGTCTGGTTCAGCTGTCGAATGGCAGTCGACTCACTCACCCATGGGATGGATGGAGCTGCGTTGTTGGGACGCGGGCCAGACAGGGAGCGGACCGAACCGGTGAGAACGAGAATCCTTATGCGCGGCCGAGCGCAATCGCTGTCCAATGACGACGCTACAGTCGCCGGGACCGACGGTGGGAGTCGTCGGTGGCGGACAGCTCGGTCGGATGCTCGGGGAGGCGGCCGCGCCCCTGGGTGTCGAACTGATCGTTCTCGATCCGACGCCGGACTGCCCGGCTGCACCCGTTGCCCGCGATCAGATTGTCGCCGATTTCGACGACGCAGAGGGCATTCGCGAACTCGCGACGCGGTCGGATGTGCTCACCTTCGAGATCGAACTTGCCGACCAGGATTTACTCGAGCGCACGGGCGAGGAGACAGGGACGCCGGTCCACCCCCGCCCCGGCACGCTCCGAACGATCCACGATAAGCTCGTCCAGAAGTTAGAACTCAGCGACGCCGGTGTTCCGGTGCCGCCGTTCCGGGCTGTCGAGGACGCCGCCGACGTCCGGGCCGCGATCGACGAGTACGGCGCGCCGGTCATGCTAAAGGCCCGTACCGGTGGGTACGATGGCCGCGGGAACGTCCCGGTCGCGTCGAAAGCTGACGCCGAAGACGCCCTCGAAGCCGTGGCTGGCCCCGCAATGGTCGAGGCATTCGTCGACTTCGAACGCGAGATTTCGGTTATCGCTGCGAAGGGAGCTGACGAGATCGCCACCTTCCCAATCGGCGAGAACGTCCACGTAGACGAGATTCTCCGGGAGACGATCGTGCCCGCCGGGTCGGGCGAGTCGGTTTCAGAGCGCGCTCGCGAGGTCGCGAGCGACGTTCTCGAGGTGATGGGGGGTCGTGGAATCTACGGCATCGAACTCTTTGAATCGCCGGACGGCGAGGTACTGCTCAACGAGATCGCTCCTCGCCCACACAACTCGGGCCACTGGACGATCGAGGGCGCACAGACCTCGCAGTTCGAACAGCATATTCGGGCCGTCCTCGGGTGGCCACTGGGCTCGACCGAGCTCCGGTCGCCGACCGTCTCGACGAACCTACTGGCTGACGTCGAGGAGCCCCGCCAGGCCGCTCTCTCGAACGTCGACCGCATCCTCGAGGCGCCCGGCGCGAACCTCCACTGGTACGGCAAGCGCGAGGCCAGACCGCTGCGAAAGATGGGACACGTTACCCTCTCGGGTCGCGAGGGAGAGACGACCGACGACCTGCTCGAAACCGCACGCGATCTGCAGGACGCGGTCACCTTCGAGGAATAGCGGGCGTGAGTCGCTCTCGTGGATCGGCGTACGGGTAGTTGCTGCGACCGGGATCGATCGGAACCATACCGTTTCTTTGTCGCCCGGGAGCAACCCCGCGATATGACCGCGAACTCGGTTTCGGACCTGATCGATCGATTGCACGAGGAGGCCAGCCAGGATCGACCGGCGGCGGAGACGCCGGACGTCGGCATCGTGATGGGCAGCGACTCCGACCTTGAGACGATGATGACCGGCGGCCGACGGCGGGGCGCCTACGACGCGTTCGTCGAGGAGTTGGGGTTCGCTGAGCAAACTGACTTCGAGAACCCCCCCGAGGAGCGCTTTACCTTCGAGACGTACGTCACCTCCGCCCACCGGACGCCGGAGCTGATGACAGCTTACGCCGAGACTGCCGAGGATCGCGGGATCGATGTGATCATCGCGGGCGCGGGCGGGAAATCCGCCGACCTGCCGAACATGACGGCCTCCATCGCGTATCCGCTGCCGACCATCGGTGTCCCTGTCCAGGAGAAGTCTGTCGACTCCGTGATCGGGATGCCGACGGGAGCGCCCCTGGTCGCCGTCGACGCCGGCAAATCGTTCAACGCCGCCCTCTCTGCCGCACAGATTCTCGCCCGTCAGCACGAGACGGTTCGCGACCGGCTGGTCGCCTACCACGAGTCGCTTCGAGAAGACGTTGGGCGAGTTTCACGAGAGCTTCACGACGGTGGCATCTCGTCCTACCGATCGGAGTGAATCGGATCGGTGTGTTGGAGCGTCTGCAAACAACACCATTGATCATCTGCAAAAACAGCGCCGATAGCGTCGTGGTCTGGTGAATTCAGCAGGGGTGTCAAGAATCAACCCTTATATGGGTGCGGTTTTAAGCTTCGAACGGTACGGAGATGAACGAATGGATCGCAGTCGGGGCGCTTGCGCTCGTGGGAGTGCTGATTCCGGTCGGCATGATGGTGGTGTCGTACCTCTTGCGACCGAGCGTGCCCGAAACGAGCAAACGCGCCACCTACGAGAGCGGTGAAGTTCCGACAGGTGGGACGCGCATCCGGTTCAATATACAGTACTACATGGTCGCGCTTCTGTTTCTCGTCTTCGACATCGAGACCGTGTTGCTGTTTCCCTGGGTGCTCGTCTACCTGGACGCGATCGAACACCCCGACATCGCGATGATCGAGATTCTCGGTCCGATGTTGGTGTTCGTCGCCATCCTGATGGTCGGACTCGCGTGGGCGTGGCGCACCGGTGCCGTCCAGTGGGCGCGAAGTCCGCTGCAGGTCGACCGCGAGACAGAGACTGATCGACCATGAGTAACCAACCACGCCAGGACATCTACGAGAGCACCGCACCGCAGACCGACACGCGCGACGCGCGGATGGGGGCCGGCCCCGACGATCGGTTCAACTCGAAGCTCAGAGAGGCCTTTGGCGCTTCGCCGTTCATCCTCACGAAGTTCGACCAGTTCATGAACTGGGTTCGGGGAAACTCGATGTTCATGCTGCAGTTCGGGATCGCCTGTTGCAGCATCGAAATGATCCACACGTACGCGATCAAACACGACTTGGACCGGTTTGGCGCCGGCGTTCCACGCGCCTCGCCGCGCCAGGCCGACGTCATGATTGTCCCCGGGACGATCGTTTCGAAGTTCGGGCCGCGCATGAAGCGCGTCTACGACCAGATGCCCGAGCCCAAGTTCGTCGTCGGCATGGGCTCGTGTACGATCTCCGGTGGCCCCTTCCAGGAGGGATACAACGTTGTGAAGGGCGCCGAGGAGATCATCCCGGTGGATATTCACGTTCCAGGCTGTCCGCCCCGACCCGAGGCGCTGGTGTACGGCGTTCTCAAACTCCAAGAGCGGATCAAGAACGGTGAGTCCTCACCGGTCGTCGTCAAACCCTACGAGTTAGAGCGCTTTGGCGACCTACCGAAAGACGAACTCGTCCAGAAGCTCGCAAAAGAGATCGACGAGGACGACCTCGTCATGCGGTATAACTGGGCTGATTCGCCATGAGCACGGGACTGACGCGACCGGCCGCGGCCGACGCCGGCGAGACTGACGAGGAGGACCTTGAGGCGCTGCTTGGCGACCGGGCGATCGGTCGCGACGACCACCTGAACGCGCCCGGGTTCGTCATCAATCCCGACGACGTCCAGGCCGTCCTCTCCGATCTGCGCGAGGAGGC encodes:
- a CDS encoding NADH-quinone oxidoreductase subunit B, whose product is MSNQPRQDIYESTAPQTDTRDARMGAGPDDRFNSKLREAFGASPFILTKFDQFMNWVRGNSMFMLQFGIACCSIEMIHTYAIKHDLDRFGAGVPRASPRQADVMIVPGTIVSKFGPRMKRVYDQMPEPKFVVGMGSCTISGGPFQEGYNVVKGAEEIIPVDIHVPGCPPRPEALVYGVLKLQERIKNGESSPVVVKPYELERFGDLPKDELVQKLAKEIDEDDLVMRYNWADSP
- a CDS encoding NADH-quinone oxidoreductase subunit A, whose translation is MNEWIAVGALALVGVLIPVGMMVVSYLLRPSVPETSKRATYESGEVPTGGTRIRFNIQYYMVALLFLVFDIETVLLFPWVLVYLDAIEHPDIAMIEILGPMLVFVAILMVGLAWAWRTGAVQWARSPLQVDRETETDRP